From the genome of Staphylococcus haemolyticus, one region includes:
- a CDS encoding ABC transporter substrate-binding protein: MLILVACGQNDQHKQEDKQSNQSDSNSKEHSYKRIVSLMPSNTEILYELGLGKDIVGVSTVDDYPKDVKKGKKQFDTMNLNKEALLKVKPDLILAHESQKGTSKKVLDSLEKNGVKVVYVKDAQSLDQTYETFKQIGKVTGREHEANELVDETKHNVEKVIKSVPRHHRSQSVFMEVSSKPEIYTAGKHTFFDDMLAQLDAKNSFSNIEGWKPVDKESIIKKNPDILISTEGLSKSDYYKVIKKRDGFRQIKAVKNGRIETVNGDEISRPGPRIDEGLKQLRDAIYKR; the protein is encoded by the coding sequence GTGGACAAAATGACCAACATAAACAAGAAGATAAACAAAGTAATCAATCTGATTCCAATTCGAAAGAGCATTCATACAAACGTATCGTGTCGCTTATGCCAAGTAATACGGAAATTCTTTATGAATTAGGTCTCGGAAAAGATATTGTGGGTGTTTCTACAGTGGACGATTACCCTAAAGATGTTAAAAAAGGGAAAAAACAATTTGATACAATGAATTTAAATAAAGAAGCATTATTAAAAGTCAAACCCGATTTAATTTTAGCGCATGAATCTCAAAAAGGAACGTCAAAGAAAGTATTAGATAGTCTTGAAAAAAATGGCGTAAAAGTAGTTTATGTGAAAGATGCACAATCATTGGATCAAACGTATGAAACTTTTAAACAAATAGGTAAAGTAACAGGACGAGAACATGAAGCTAACGAACTTGTTGATGAGACGAAGCACAATGTTGAAAAAGTAATAAAGTCGGTGCCAAGACATCATAGATCACAATCTGTTTTTATGGAAGTATCTTCTAAACCTGAAATATATACAGCAGGCAAACATACATTTTTTGATGACATGTTAGCCCAATTAGATGCTAAAAATAGCTTTTCAAATATAGAAGGTTGGAAACCAGTGGATAAAGAAAGTATCATTAAAAAGAATCCAGATATCCTCATTTCTACAGAAGGACTATCTAAATCAGATTACTATAAAGTGATTAAAAAACGTGATGGTTTCCGTCAAATTAAAGCTGTGAAAAATGGACGTATTGAAACAGTGAACGGTGACGAAATTTCACGTCCAGGCCCTCGTATTGATGAAGGTTTAAAACAATTAAGAGACGCTATTTATAAAAGATAA
- a CDS encoding HAD family hydrolase, whose protein sequence is MDLSHIKAIVFDLEGTLLDRTKSRDKFIEEQYERFHDYFVHVQLADFKQKFIELDDDEDNDKPDLYKAIIKQFHIDRLTWKDLFNDFEMHFYRYVFPYYDTLYTLEKLSQNNYVLGVIANGKSKIKQFRLHSLGLGHVINYLSTSETVGFRKPHPKIFEDMINQLNVQPEEIMYVGDDALNDVAPARAMGMVSVWFKHDDAELEPLEEEVDFIITTSEELLSILPIHIKQGGDS, encoded by the coding sequence ATGGACTTAAGTCATATAAAAGCAATCGTGTTTGATTTAGAAGGTACATTATTAGATAGAACAAAATCTCGAGATAAATTCATTGAGGAACAATATGAACGATTTCATGATTACTTCGTACATGTTCAATTAGCAGATTTTAAACAAAAATTTATAGAATTAGATGACGATGAAGATAATGATAAACCTGATTTATATAAAGCAATTATTAAGCAGTTCCATATTGATCGTCTAACATGGAAAGATTTATTTAATGATTTTGAAATGCATTTCTATCGTTACGTATTCCCTTATTATGACACGCTATATACTTTGGAGAAATTATCGCAAAATAATTATGTTTTAGGTGTTATCGCAAATGGTAAATCTAAAATTAAACAATTTCGTTTACATTCATTAGGATTAGGGCATGTAATCAACTATTTATCAACTTCTGAAACAGTAGGATTCCGTAAGCCTCATCCTAAAATATTTGAAGATATGATTAATCAATTAAATGTTCAACCAGAAGAGATAATGTATGTGGGCGATGACGCTTTAAATGATGTAGCACCAGCTCGCGCAATGGGCATGGTTAGTGTGTGGTTTAAACATGATGACGCTGAATTAGAACCTTTAGAAGAAGAGGTTGACTTTATTATTACTACAAGTGAAGAGTTATTATCAATATTACCGATTCATATTAAACAAGGAGGAGATTCATAA
- a CDS encoding FecCD family ABC transporter permease, translating to MTRNIYLTFLSWCICLIGAIGLYLLWDMGSLTDSFNQMILLKVRLPRIIEALLTGAILTLAGQMFQTVLNNPLADSFTLGLASGATFGSGLAIFLGLSFIWVPIFSISASLIALLIVLMIAAKISRGYPLKILIITGLMIGALFNALLYILVLIKPNKMNQIANYFFGGFAAAETREVIYIGLIAIPIILILFSMVPAIKLLQLGELKSQSLGLNVQQVMFLILTLASIITAVAIAYTGIIGFIGMIVPQLIRRYYWRFTLGIQMILNILIGATMMLIADWIGSVLIHPVQIPASIILALIGTPTLFYILLKQSKDV from the coding sequence ATGACAAGAAATATATATTTAACATTTCTAAGTTGGTGCATATGTTTAATCGGTGCTATAGGACTTTATTTACTATGGGACATGGGGAGTTTAACAGATTCATTTAATCAAATGATATTGCTCAAAGTTCGGTTGCCAAGAATTATTGAGGCCTTATTAACAGGAGCAATATTAACACTAGCAGGTCAGATGTTTCAGACTGTTTTAAATAATCCTCTAGCCGATAGTTTTACATTAGGACTGGCAAGTGGTGCTACATTCGGTTCTGGATTGGCGATATTTCTAGGATTATCTTTTATTTGGGTGCCCATCTTTTCAATTAGCGCTAGTTTAATCGCATTATTGATCGTCTTGATGATTGCTGCCAAAATCTCACGTGGTTATCCACTTAAAATTCTTATTATTACTGGTTTGATGATAGGTGCACTCTTTAATGCATTATTGTATATTCTAGTTTTAATTAAACCTAATAAGATGAACCAAATAGCTAACTACTTTTTCGGAGGATTTGCAGCGGCTGAAACGCGAGAGGTCATATACATCGGTCTAATAGCTATACCTATTATATTGATTCTATTTAGTATGGTACCAGCGATTAAGTTATTACAATTAGGTGAATTGAAGAGCCAGTCATTAGGTTTAAACGTCCAACAAGTCATGTTTTTGATACTCACACTAGCATCTATAATAACAGCAGTCGCGATAGCATATACAGGTATTATTGGTTTCATCGGCATGATAGTGCCTCAACTGATAAGACGCTATTATTGGAGATTTACTTTAGGCATTCAAATGATATTAAATATTTTAATCGGTGCTACAATGATGTTGATTGCAGATTGGATTGGAAGTGTATTGATTCATCCAGTGCAAATACCAGCTAGTATTATTTTGGCTTTAATAGGTACTCCAACATTGTTTTACATTTTGCTTAAGCAATCTAAAGATGTTTAA